The Thermoplasmata archaeon genome contains the following window.
TGGCACGCGCGCACGGTGCCGGCCCGAATCGCCGCGAGGAGGTGATCAATCGATGCGCGGAGGCCCGGTGCGTCGACCGCGGGCGCCGGGGCGATCCCCTTCCCGCGCAGCCGGAGGTACTCGGAGCCTCCAAGGTCCGGACCCGTGTCCCCGACGAGGACGACCGGATCGCCGGGCCGCTTGAAGTCTGACGTCACGCACCGCCGAAGGTCGTCCACGATCCCCACGCCGAGGATCACGGGCGTGGGCGGGCACGGCCCGATCGCGGATTCGTTGTAGAACGATACGTTCCCCGAGGGGATCGGCACGCCGAGCGCCCGGGCCGTCGCCCCGATGCCGCGGACGACCTCGCGGAACGACCACAAGCGGTCGGGCTTCTCCGGGTTGCCGAAGTTCAGGCAGTTCGTCAGGGAGTGAGGCGCGGCGCCGACCGCTACGAGATTGCGACACACCTCGTCGACCGCGGACGCGCCGCCGGCGAACGGGTCGATCGAGGCGATGTGCGGCGTCGAGGCGACCGCGATCGCGAGCGCACGCCACGAATCCGGCATCGGTCGGATGACGGACGCGTCGCCGTGCGCCGCCTTCCCGATCACCCCGTGCATCGGCTTGAGGACGGTCGACGCGCGGACCTCGTGGTCGTACTGTCGGATGACGTATTCCTTCGAAGCGATGTTCGGGGACGCGAGCAGCCTGAGGATCGTCGTCCGATAGTCCCGCGGTTCCGGCGGGAGATCGAGCGCACCTCGTGGGTTTCGCTTCGGAGGCCGGACATCGCGCGTGTATTCCGGCCCGCCGGTGTAGAATTCCAGGGCCATCTCGAGCACGCCGACACCGCGGTAGGTCACGCGGCCGACCTTCTCGGGGATCACGCGCCCGACGACCGTCGCCGGGACGTCGTACAGGGCGAAGATCCGCAGCACCTTCTCGACGTTCTCCGGGAGCACGGCGAGCATCATCCGTTCCTGGCTCTCGGACACCCAGATCTCCCACGGCGCGAGGGCCTCCTCCTTCAGCGGGACCTTCTCGAGGTCGATCTCCGCGCCGAATCCGCCGCCCAGGGCCATCTCCCCGACGACGCACGAGAGCCCGCCGCCGCCGAGGTCCTTGAGACCGTCGAGGAGCCCCGCCTGCGCGCACTCGACGCACGCGTGGATGAGCGGCTCCTTGAGGATCGGGTCTCCCAGCTGGACGGCGCCGGCCTCCCATCCCTCGACGGCTTTCTCCGTGAGGTCGACGCTCGCGTACGTCACCCCGTGGATTCCGTCCCGGCCCGTCCGGCCGCCGCCGAGGATGAAGACATCCCGCGGCGACCCGACGCGGTTGCGGACGAGCTGGGACTTCTTCGCGAAGCCGACGCAGGCGACGTTCACGATGATGTTCCCGAGATACCCCTCGTCGAAGACGATGCATCCGGCGACGGTCGGGATGCCCACGCGGTTCCCGTAGTCGCGGATGCCCGCGACGACGCCGCCGAACAGGTATTTCGGATGTTTCGCCCCTTTCGGCAGCGCATCGAGCGGCGTGTCGAGCGGACCGAAGTGGAGCGGGTCCGCGAGGGCGATTGGCTGCGCGCCCATCGCGAGGACGTCCCGCAGGATCCCGCCGATCCCGGTGGTCGCGCCGCCGTACGGCTCGACGGCGGACGGATGGTTGTGGCTCTCGATCCGCAGGGCGTACGCGTGGTCCGCGTCGAACTCCACGACGCCCGCGTCGCCCCGGTCGATCACCCACGGCTGCTGGACGGGGAAGATGAACTCTTTCAGGAAGACCTTCGACGACTTGTAGCAGCAGTGTTCCGACCACGCCTGGCCGAGGCTTTGCAGCTCGACGTCCGTCGGGTCGCGGCCGGCGGCGCGGAAATAGTCCTGGATGCGGCGCATCTCGTCAACGCTGAGGGCGAGCCCCATCCGCTCCGAGATGCCGGCGAGGTCCGCCGGGGAGGCGTCTCTCAGGAGGACGTCGTGCAGCGGGAACGCGAGGGACCGCCGTCGGAACCGCTCGCCCAACCCTTCGCCTCGAAGACGACAATCGTGCGGAATACATTATGCTTGTCCTAGGTCGGCGTCGGCGAACGTTCAAGTGGTGCGGTACGCCATTTCGCCCGCGATGCCGCCTTCGTTCCGGGACCGGCTCCGCGCGTCGCCCGTCGTGCTCGAGGTCGTCCCGCCTTCCCGGCGCGCAAGCGAGAAGGCGATCGCGGGGCTCGTCGCGCGCGTCCGTGAGGCCGCGCGCTCGATCCAGGGACTCGACGCGCTCAACGTGCCGGAGGTCCTCGACGAGAACCACGAAGGCCAGCCGTTCTACCGCAACCTGGACCCGCGCGACTTCGTCACGCGACTCGGGGCGGATCTCGGCGTCGAGCCGATCGTGAACAAGGTGGTGGCCCACCTCCCGTCGACCGCGGCGTTACGTCGCTGGGCCATCGAGTCGGCCTCCGAGTTCGGGGTCCGCAACTTCGTCCTCGTTGGCGGGACGACGGGCCGGATCCGCTATCCGGGCCCGTCCGTCGTCGAGGCGAACCGGGTCGTACGGGCGGCGCTCCGCGGCCGAGCGGATGTCGCCCTGGGAAACATCACGATCCCGGAGCGGGAATCGGAGATCGACCGGCTCATGGAGAAGACCCAGGCGGGATGCGACTTCTTCGCGTCCCAAGTGCTGTTCGAGGCGGAGCCGATGGCGACCGTGCTCCGGGCGTATGGCCGACGGTGCGCGGCCCAGGGGCTCGAGCCGGCCACGGTGTTGCTGAGTTTCGCACCCGTCTCCGACTACCAGGACATCGAGTTCCTCGTTTGGCTGGGCGCGACCGTCACCCCGCGGACGGAGGAAGCCCTCCTCGCCTCGGTCGAGCCGGGATCCGGGCGCCCGTCGTTCGATCGGGCGCGGACCCTCTGGTCCCAGCTGCGGGCCGCGGCCGCGCTCTCCCGCCCGCCGGTGCCCTTAGGCGTGAACGTCGAGATGATCTCCGCGCACAACTTCGACCTCGCGGTCCAGATGGCCCACGACTTTTGCGCGTCCCGGTCGGCCGCCGGCGCGCCGGCCGGCGATGTTTAAATATCGGCGCGCCTGTGTTCGCCCGCCGGACCGTGCGGCGGAACGCCGCCGTCCGCCTCGGGGGATCTCGAATGGCGAAGGAGGACCGGGACGAGTGGATTGTGAAGTGCCCGAAGTGCGGCCGCATCCGAGAGTCGTGCCGGCACGTGTCCCGCGACGACGTGCGCCGGATCGTCCACCTCCTCGACGCCGGCGTCGAGGTCTACCAGGCCGAAGACGAGCATGAGGCGCCGGAGCCGCACATCCACGAGCCGCCGAGGCCGATTGCGCAGGTCGTCCAACCTCGGTTCACGATCGCGGACCTCGTCCTCGCTGAGACCACTCGAGAAGGGCTCCAGGACGCGCTGACGGAGTTGCGGAACAAGGGCCTCATGTACCGCCGATGGGGGCTCCGCAAGGTCATGCGGAGGACGAAAGGGCTCAGCCTCCTGTTCGCGGGGCCGCCGGGCACCGGCAAGACGATGGGGGCGGAGGCAATCGCGAGCGAGCTGGGCCGGCCGCTGCACGTCGTGAATTACGCGCAGCTCGAGAACATGTGGGTCGGGGAGACGGAGAAGAACATCGAGCACGTGTTCCACGCGGCGCTCGACGGCAGCGCGGTGCTGTTCTTCGACGAGGCCGACGCGGTGTTCCAGCGCCGGGGCATCATGTCGACCCCGTGGATGAACCGGGACGTCAACGTGCTGTTGTCCCAGATGGAGACGTACCCGGGCGTCGTGATCCTCGCGACGAACCTCGCGCGGGTCATGGACAAGGCGCTCGACCGCCGCGTTGACATCGCGGTGGAGTTCCCGATGCCCGACGCGGATCTGCGGCGGCAGATCTACGAGCGGCTCGTCCCGAAAGAGGCGCCGCTCGCGAGGGGCGTCGACTTCGAATCGCTCGCCCAGAAGTACCCGCTCAGCGGAGGTTCGATCCTGAATGTCGTGCGCCAGGCGATGCGGAACGCCTTGCGCCGGGGCAAGCGCCATCGGATCACGATGGAAGATTTCGTCCGGGCGGCGGAGAGGGAGACGAAGAAGTCCGCGCTCATGTCGACGGACCACCTCCAGGAAGCGCCCCGCCGCGAGCGGATCCGCGGATACGCCTGAGGGCGCCGCGTGTCGCCCGCCGCATCAAAGGCTGGCTCGCTTCCCCGTTGGCCATGGCGGGGCCATGGTCGAGGAGCCGTTCAATACCCCACGGATCCGCCGCGAAAGCCCGAAGGCGGCGGGTGACGTTCTTGTATCAACCGCCGATATGATGGACCCGATGCGTCGGGAGGTCGTGGGAATTGTCGTGGCGAAAGTCCGAATGTCCTCGGCAGATCGCCTCTGCGCACAAGCGCTCGAACTCATTGTTGATACGGGATCCACCCTCACCTGGGTCCCCGCCCGCCCACCGGAACCTTGAGAAAAGTCGACGCGTACCTCGCCCTGGTCACATAGGCGGCCCGAGAAACCATGATGGTGGCCCTTCAAACCGTTCCTGCGACAAATCTGGGCGCGCGGAGGCGGAGAAAGGGTTGCCTTTCCGGCAGGGAAGAAGGTGTCGGGCTTTGGCTCGGTCCAGGGGCCGAATGGCGCTACCACGAACGCGTTGGCCGACGGGCTTGGGCACTCGAGGAGGACCGTCAATGTCACTGAGGATGGAAATTCACACGGAAGTTCCGGCGCGAAGTGCAAGGAAAACGAGGAACTTCCCGTGAGCAGCTCGAGCCGCTCGTGCGGCAAATCGATGTCGGGTGGCGCCCCCTCGTTATCGAACAGGCTGGAGAGGGCTAGTCCGTCAAACATACGCGACTCCCGCATTGCGTTAGTGCTGAGATGAAGCTTGCCACCGAGGACGGGATAGGGCTTGGAATGGAGTGAAAGTGCCCCAGATCGAACCGTAGCGCGTCAATGAGGACCTGATAGGCAATTTCCCCGGGGGAGTCGTCACTTTCTCCTATCTCTAGGGAGAACCCTGATGCGTTCGGGCGTCCAAGAAGAGGGTGGAGCCGAACGTGTTGCCACACGATCGGCCCAGGCAGGTCGATGTTGTGAGCATCGAACCCGACTGTTCCACCCAGTCGCCGAATCGAGGCATCGCCTTTGAAGCTGCTGCCCGGGTCGCCGGATACATCCGCGTCTCAACGGAGGACCAGGCGCGGGAAGGGTTCAGCTTGGACGCGCAGGCGACAAGACTGCGGAAGTACTGCGAGGCGAAGGGCTGGTGGCTCGTCCGGATTTACCGAGACGAGACCAGCGGAAGAGCGACGACGAGGCCCGCCTACCGACGGATGATGGCCGACATGGACACGTGGGATGTCCTGCTCGTGGTGAAGCAGGACCGGATCCATCGCAACGTCCGGAACTTCTACGAGATGGTCGACGAGCTGCGTGCGAACGGCAAGCAGTTCGCCAGCGTGGAAGAGTCGATAGACACCACTACCGCAATGGGTTGGGCGTTCATCGGCATCCTTGCCATTTGGGCTCAGCTGGAATCGGATCAGATCTCGGAACGGGTCCGGAAGGCGATGCCTGTGGCCAGGGCCAAGAACTACCACCTGGGCCGTCCGCCGATCGGATTCGTCTGGGTAAAGGCCACGAAGACGTTCGAGCCCACGGAATGGGCACTCGCGATTGAGGCGGCCGCGTCCGCATATGGCGTCGTAGAAGCGGGCAAACTCCATCCCTATCCGGACGGCAAACGGGCAGGCGACTCTGTCTCGGAGAGATCTGTACGACGAGTCTTGGAGAACTTGGAGCTCTACCGGGAGGGTCGCCTTGTCCCGAACGGCCTCTCCGAGGACCGCTACCGCTACAAGTCGTTGGAGGTCCCGACGGGAGAGATGATGAGGTCGCCCCTTCATGGCGGTTGTGAGAAGATTGGCCTATAGGACGCCAGTCACAAGTCTATAGTTGCCGGGATGCCGATCTCCATGGGGCCTCAATGTTGACACCTTGACAACCTTGACCTTGTGAGTGATTCCAAAGGACGACCGGGGGCGAATGACGTTCGCCTTGAGGACCGAGATGCCCTCTAAGACCTCGCCTTGCTGAAGAGGAGCGAAACGCACCGACGTGAGACCGACGAGCGGAATGAGCAACCCGCACTGCATCAGGGCCGAGACCTCTTTTAGACCGCCGTAGTGGGGGTCGGCGGGGGGATATGTTTTGGTATTGACTTCCATGATTTCGCCGTTGAACGCGCACATGGGAGTTCCTCGAGTCAGCAGCTCGAGAAATCTTGTGGGGGCCCCGACCCCGGTTTCGACTCGTCTCAGGAAGAGGGCCAATGCAACACTGAGGTCGATCTCCAACTCGGCGTCGAGAGTCGAGCCGATGAGTCTGCTATCTGCCTGCTCCTGGGGATGACGAAGATAATCGCTACTACCCTCCCATTCGGTATCACTCACAAGGAAGGTTACTTCCATCTTGCCCGATTTCAGTATGCTGTCCAAACTATCCATCCATCGCCGGTTTCGTACCGGACTACGACCCGCAAAGCCCCTGACTGGTAGAGCCAGTTTCCTCCTTGCGGTATGGGTGTTGAGGTTCTTATGGTGTGCCCAATCGCGCCGAAAACCTCCTCTTCGGATTGGAGGCGTAGCTTTTGCGTTATTTGCGTGAAGCGGGAGAACGGGGCTTTGGTGCCGACGTCCTCATAGAAATGGAGGACTGTCCGCTCTGGGAATGAAACTATTCTGCCGGTTTGGTCAGCAAATCTGAACTTGGTGGCCAACCTTCCGAGTTCGGCTCTTTCAAAGAATTCTGCCGTTCCTTGCGGAATCTCGTAGCTCGGCTCCGCGATCAATCGCGCTCGGGGCGCCTGTCCAATGAATCCTCTCTCTGCCACATAGGCCCTTGAAGCAGCTTCATCAAATCCAGAAAGGCCTGCCTTTCCGGCACCCACTTCAGAAAGGCTTGCCTTTCCGGCAGGGAAGAAGGTCTCGGGTTTCAGCTCGGCCAATGGGCAGAATGGAGTCGCCACGAACGCGTCGACCAATGGGCTTGGAAACGCGAGGAGCACCGCCAATGTCACGGACGATACAGAGTCATGCGGAAACCCCGGATCGAAGTGCAACGAAAACGATTCCGTGAGCAGATCGAGCCGCTCGTGCGGAAGATCGATGTCGGGCGATGTCTCCTCACCTTCGAACCAGTCAGCGAAGCTTACTCCGTCCAACATGCCCGATTCCCGCATTGCGCGAGAGCCGAGATGAAGCTTGCCACCGAGGAGGACCACAGGGAGACAGGCCTACCAGGGCGGTTTGGGCAGGAACGGATAGTGTGTCTTCAACTGCTCGTAGATCTCCCGTCCGTGCTTCGGAGACAGGTACACGGCAGGGCCGTGCTTTGTGGACTTGCGGAGGACCGTCCCTTCCCGTTTCAGGGTTTCCAGAGCCGCCTTGAGGTTCGCGATTTGATCGGGCGGAAAGCCACGAAGGAGGTTATCCTCGAGCATGTGGTGCTTCCCGAACACTCGATGGCGGTAAAGCTTGTACAGGATCGCGGCTTCGTCCCGTGAAATGTCTCTCAAGCGCGCGGCAATCGGATGAGAAGGTATTAGTAGCCAGTGTTAACTATCTTTACGCAGGTGTAAGGAATGTTTACAGACATCTTCGGCAATGCGCCCAGGGTCAGGCTCCTGGATTTCCTGACGGATCACCCCGACTTTGACTACACCATCTCCCAGATGGCGGAGTTCGGTGAGATCGCCCGACCCACGGTCTACAAGCTCGTGGAGGAGCTGCTGGGTCAGGACATGCTGACCTTCACCCGTTCGGTGGGGGATTCCAAGTTCTACCGTCTCAATGTCGCGAATCCTCGGATCGTTTCGATGTTGCAAGTGGACTTTGAAGGCATCAACAAGGAACTGGCCGCCCGGGTGTACAATGAGATGTCCGGTGCCGCGACAGAGCCCAAGAAGTCCCGCGCCGGTGGCCCCTCGCGAAGTCGCCTCTCCCACCGAGGGCGTGTGGTGCCGGTCCGTGCATATCCGAGGCGTGGCGTTCGAAGAAAGGGACCGAAGTCGTCCGATTGAACCACCGGGGAGCCGGTCCTCGCCGCATGGTCCGATCGGAGTTACTTCTCGACGGCGATCTCGTACTCGTGGATGACGGGGTTCGCGAGGAGCCGACGGCACATCTCCTCGACCTCCTTCAGGGCCGTCTTCGCGTCCTTCGTGACGAGGTCGATCCGAAAGAGCTTCGAGCTGCGGACCGCCC
Protein-coding sequences here:
- the purL gene encoding phosphoribosylformylglycinamidine synthase subunit PurL, translated to MGERFRRRSLAFPLHDVLLRDASPADLAGISERMGLALSVDEMRRIQDYFRAAGRDPTDVELQSLGQAWSEHCCYKSSKVFLKEFIFPVQQPWVIDRGDAGVVEFDADHAYALRIESHNHPSAVEPYGGATTGIGGILRDVLAMGAQPIALADPLHFGPLDTPLDALPKGAKHPKYLFGGVVAGIRDYGNRVGIPTVAGCIVFDEGYLGNIIVNVACVGFAKKSQLVRNRVGSPRDVFILGGGRTGRDGIHGVTYASVDLTEKAVEGWEAGAVQLGDPILKEPLIHACVECAQAGLLDGLKDLGGGGLSCVVGEMALGGGFGAEIDLEKVPLKEEALAPWEIWVSESQERMMLAVLPENVEKVLRIFALYDVPATVVGRVIPEKVGRVTYRGVGVLEMALEFYTGGPEYTRDVRPPKRNPRGALDLPPEPRDYRTTILRLLASPNIASKEYVIRQYDHEVRASTVLKPMHGVIGKAAHGDASVIRPMPDSWRALAIAVASTPHIASIDPFAGGASAVDEVCRNLVAVGAAPHSLTNCLNFGNPEKPDRLWSFREVVRGIGATARALGVPIPSGNVSFYNESAIGPCPPTPVILGVGIVDDLRRCVTSDFKRPGDPVVLVGDTGPDLGGSEYLRLRGKGIAPAPAVDAPGLRASIDHLLAAIRAGTVRACHDLSHGGLAVAAAEMCLGGDLGADLKTTAMDPGRWDVQLFSESNGRWLVEVPKDRYEEFMHLMEGVPATYLGTTGGRSLHLARGRQWTSLALPAMRKAWSEAIPKQVVVA
- a CDS encoding ATP-binding protein, whose amino-acid sequence is MAKEDRDEWIVKCPKCGRIRESCRHVSRDDVRRIVHLLDAGVEVYQAEDEHEAPEPHIHEPPRPIAQVVQPRFTIADLVLAETTREGLQDALTELRNKGLMYRRWGLRKVMRRTKGLSLLFAGPPGTGKTMGAEAIASELGRPLHVVNYAQLENMWVGETEKNIEHVFHAALDGSAVLFFDEADAVFQRRGIMSTPWMNRDVNVLLSQMETYPGVVILATNLARVMDKALDRRVDIAVEFPMPDADLRRQIYERLVPKEAPLARGVDFESLAQKYPLSGGSILNVVRQAMRNALRRGKRHRITMEDFVRAAERETKKSALMSTDHLQEAPRRERIRGYA
- a CDS encoding recombinase family protein: MSIEPDCSTQSPNRGIAFEAAARVAGYIRVSTEDQAREGFSLDAQATRLRKYCEAKGWWLVRIYRDETSGRATTRPAYRRMMADMDTWDVLLVVKQDRIHRNVRNFYEMVDELRANGKQFASVEESIDTTTAMGWAFIGILAIWAQLESDQISERVRKAMPVARAKNYHLGRPPIGFVWVKATKTFEPTEWALAIEAAASAYGVVEAGKLHPYPDGKRAGDSVSERSVRRVLENLELYREGRLVPNGLSEDRYRYKSLEVPTGEMMRSPLHGGCEKIGL
- the purS gene encoding phosphoribosylformylglycinamidine synthase subunit PurS, producing MVRVRVEVRLRPGVTDPEGDNVHKALKLLGFEGVRAVRSSKLFRIDLVTKDAKTALKEVEEMCRRLLANPVIHEYEIAVEK